One window of the Acinetobacter equi genome contains the following:
- a CDS encoding response regulator gives MSEVLKNLKVLVVDHSHIIRRTTETFLQREGCVIQTMEDGFESLAHLSTFNPDIILIDVMLERLNGYQVCALIKNTKDFQNTPIIMLSTQDSLFDQAKGQVVGANASLMKPFSKDELLNAIRQHIKV, from the coding sequence ATGAGCGAAGTTTTAAAAAATTTAAAAGTTCTAGTAGTTGATCATTCACATATTATTAGACGTACAACAGAGACATTTTTGCAAAGAGAGGGGTGCGTTATTCAAACAATGGAAGATGGCTTTGAATCTTTAGCTCATTTATCTACATTTAATCCAGATATCATATTAATTGACGTGATGCTTGAAAGATTAAATGGTTACCAAGTTTGCGCATTAATTAAAAATACAAAAGATTTTCAAAATACGCCTATTATTATGTTGTCTACACAAGATAGTTTGTTTGATCAAGCGAAAGGACAAGTGGTTGGTGCGAATGCGAGCTTGATGAAACCATTTAGTAAAGATGAACTATTAAATGCAATTCGTCAACATATAAAGGTATAA
- a CDS encoding proline--tRNA ligase: MRASRFLFATLRETPNDAEVISHQLMLRAGMIRKLASGLYTWLPMGVRVLNKVEAIVREEMNRAGSLEVLMPVTQPASLWEESGRYVQYGPELLRFKDRHMNDFVLGPTHEEVITDLARTELKSYKQLPANFYQVQTKFRDEIRPRFGVMRSREFIMKDAYSFHVNQESLQETYDIMYDAYCKIFTRLGLNFRPVQADTGSIGGSGSHEFHVLASSGEDDIAFSTESDYAANIEMAEAVLVGKRATPTQALTIVDTPNQKTIADVSAFLKSDPAQSVKALLVQGVVTEEGKTPVVALFLRGDHELNEIKAEKHPLIASPLTFATEEQITELGLTAGFIGPQGLTEKGLTVIIDRAASVLSDFVAGANEADKHATGVNWERDANFTEVYDLRNVVEGDPSPDGKGTLQIKRGIEVGHIFQLGQKYSEALGCKVLGEDGKPLVVTMGCYGIGVTRVVASAIEQNYDEKGIIWPSAIAPFEIAIVPMNAHKSPRTLEAAEALYEELQAAGYDVLLDDRNERPGVKFSDLELTGIPHRIVIGEKGLDAGTFEYKGRRDAESVNLSKEELLAKIVK, encoded by the coding sequence ATGCGCGCGAGTCGCTTTTTATTTGCAACGTTAAGAGAAACCCCAAATGATGCTGAAGTAATCTCACACCAGCTCATGTTACGTGCGGGGATGATTCGTAAATTGGCTTCAGGTTTATATACTTGGTTACCAATGGGCGTTCGCGTATTAAATAAAGTTGAAGCGATTGTGCGTGAAGAAATGAACCGCGCAGGCTCACTTGAAGTACTTATGCCTGTTACTCAACCTGCTTCATTATGGGAAGAGTCTGGTCGTTATGTTCAATACGGCCCTGAATTACTTCGATTTAAAGATCGTCATATGAATGATTTCGTGCTTGGACCAACGCATGAAGAAGTGATTACAGATTTAGCACGTACGGAACTCAAAAGTTATAAACAACTTCCTGCGAACTTCTATCAAGTTCAAACTAAATTCCGTGATGAAATTCGTCCACGTTTTGGTGTAATGCGTTCACGTGAATTCATTATGAAAGATGCTTATTCATTCCATGTGAATCAAGAATCTTTACAAGAAACGTATGACATTATGTACGATGCATACTGCAAAATTTTCACACGTTTAGGTTTGAATTTCCGTCCAGTACAAGCAGATACTGGTTCTATTGGTGGTTCAGGTTCACATGAATTCCATGTATTGGCATCAAGTGGTGAAGATGATATCGCATTCTCTACAGAATCTGATTATGCAGCAAATATTGAAATGGCTGAAGCTGTTTTAGTTGGCAAACGTGCTACACCAACTCAAGCATTAACAATTGTTGATACTCCAAATCAAAAAACAATCGCAGATGTTTCAGCATTCTTAAAGTCAGATCCTGCTCAATCTGTAAAAGCATTATTGGTACAAGGTGTTGTAACTGAAGAAGGTAAAACACCTGTTGTTGCGCTATTCTTACGTGGCGATCACGAACTCAATGAAATTAAAGCTGAAAAACATCCTTTAATTGCATCTCCACTTACATTTGCAACAGAAGAACAAATTACTGAACTAGGTTTAACTGCTGGTTTCATTGGTCCACAAGGTTTAACTGAAAAAGGTTTAACCGTTATTATTGATCGTGCAGCTTCTGTTCTTTCTGACTTTGTTGCAGGTGCAAATGAAGCAGATAAACATGCTACAGGCGTAAACTGGGAACGTGATGCTAACTTCACAGAAGTTTATGACTTACGTAATGTTGTTGAAGGTGATCCTTCTCCAGATGGCAAAGGTACACTTCAAATTAAACGTGGTATTGAAGTCGGTCATATTTTCCAATTAGGTCAAAAATACTCAGAAGCTTTAGGCTGTAAAGTTCTTGGCGAAGATGGCAAACCACTTGTTGTAACTATGGGTTGTTATGGTATTGGCGTAACTCGTGTAGTTGCTTCTGCTATTGAACAAAACTACGATGAAAAAGGTATTATCTGGCCTTCAGCAATTGCACCTTTTGAAATTGCGATTGTTCCAATGAATGCACATAAATCACCTCGTACTTTAGAAGCGGCTGAAGCGCTTTATGAAGAACTCCAAGCAGCGGGTTATGATGTATTACTTGATGATCGTAATGAACGTCCAGGTGTTAAATTCTCTGACTTAGAACTTACGGGTATTCCTCACCGTATTGTTATTGGTGAAAAAGGTTTAGATGCGGGTACTTTTGAATATAAAGGCCGTCGTGATGCTGAGTCTGTAAACTTAAGTAAAGAAGAATTACTAGCAAAAATTGTTAAATAA
- a CDS encoding response regulator produces the protein MARILIVDDSPTETFRFKEILNQHGFDVIEATNGADGVTMAQAELPDLVLMDVVMPGVNGFQATRQLSRDDVTKHIPIVIVSTKDQETDRAWGKLQGACDYLTKPIDENLLIQTVKHYLNEK, from the coding sequence ATGGCTAGAATTTTAATTGTAGATGATTCACCAACTGAAACATTTCGGTTTAAAGAAATTTTAAATCAGCATGGTTTTGATGTTATTGAAGCGACGAATGGTGCTGATGGTGTCACAATGGCACAAGCAGAATTACCAGATTTAGTTCTTATGGATGTTGTGATGCCAGGTGTAAATGGTTTTCAGGCAACACGCCAACTTTCTCGTGATGATGTAACTAAGCATATTCCGATTGTTATTGTGAGTACCAAAGATCAAGAAACTGATCGTGCATGGGGAAAACTTCAAGGTGCTTGCGATTATTTAACAAAACCAATTGATGAAAACTTATTAATTCAAACTGTAAAACATTATTTAAATGAGAAATAA